In Thunnus thynnus chromosome 17, fThuThy2.1, whole genome shotgun sequence, the genomic window GTCCTCCAGGTATGAACAGGAAACGGGCTCTGATTTCAGAAACTTTCATggtaaagaaaataagaaatggCCCTCAGAAGTTTGGAGCTGTCAGTGATGGTGAAGGTAGGTGTTGCTGCTAAATTCGTAGCTAATTACAGTTTTGTTAAAAACTTACTATAGGATGTAAAATTCACTTTGTATCCATTTCTTCACTTTAAAAGGACCGACTGACATCAGATCCACAATGGAGTACATCATGACCCTGTTCCCCCGAAAGATCTTCAATGACACCTTACCTCAAATTGTACTCAAGCACCAACTGTACAGCATACACGATGACAAGACCATGGTGGACAAGGAAGTGGTAAGGTGCATTTTTGTGGCccaacatgttttaatttttcctttgatttaaatgtgaaaatacaacCTTGTCTCGTCCTTATGGTTCACAGAATAAACTACGTGAACAAGGAGAACTTCTGATGTTCCAGCTCGGCTTTGATGCAGAAGCTTTCGGGCTGGTTTTCGCCTCGGACTACAAGGCCAAAGTGTTGGCAGGAGAGGAGGGCAGAGTGACACAAGGGACAGTGGAGAAGTTCTTAGAGAAAGTGTTGTCGCCTTGCACGGATCTGAGCTTCAGCAAAGACAAGATGCTTAAAGAATTCCTCTTCACAGACTCTGAGATAACgtatggaaaaaaaacctcatcatgttttgttttgggtttttttgagtCTTGCTTTGTGAAATACTGTCGCAAACACTGGAGTTTACTTCTAAAATCAATCGTTTGAAAGATTTCACACCCACAGTGGACTCAAGTTTAACCTTTTCAgggttttttatattttaagtatttaaaaattGCTTTAAGTTtcttgttttgagttttttttttgttgtacttTTACATTGTGTGTAAATACTTAGGTTTGAGATCTTAAACTTGTCATTTTCAAAGATCAGCACTTCCTTTATTTTCTGACCAACTAGGCAGCTGGTGAAGTCAGGGGTGTTGACTGTGAGGGACGCAGGCAGCTGGTGGCTCTCCATTCCCAACTCTGGCAAATTCACCAAGTACTTCATACAAGGTGGGTGTTCAGATCACCAGACAGCTGGAGAGAGTCTCATCTAAATGTCTGTCATTCCCCCGGGTTATTGACAGTATCTTGTTAATTGGGCGGATTGTTTGTTTCTGACCATCCCACCACTTTCTCCTGTTAGGTCGTAAAGCTGTGCTCGGCATGGTGAAGAAGTCCAAATATAGCGAAGTCTTAAAGGCAGAGCTGGAGGAGCGGCGAACAACCTCGCAAGTGAAATTCCACATGAAATACCACATTCATGACATTGTTGGTGCAGAGCTGGTAgaaaggtaataataataatttgttttttaatttggagGTTTTACTGTGAGAAATCCAAAGCAGCTGTTTCTATGAGCAATTTTTAACCTCTATTAACCAAGGAATCAGACCAATTTAACATCTTCCTCATCTTGGGTCATTGGAGAATCCTTCAGTTTGATACATGACTGCGCCTTAAGTCTTAATTTACTGAAGTAActcttgttttctttgcagCATACCTACAACTTCAGGGACATTGTTACGATTTGTTGATTCCTGAACCACTACACCATGACTGATATCAGCGTCCGGTCGAAGCCAGTGAGAGACTGAAGATGAGAAATGCCTTAGAAACACAAATATAGTGACAAATTGTTAATATGAGGATTAtgaacaaatttaatttaaggtttcagattttgtttctgtgccaaatatattataaaaaccTTGTGGGTTTATGAATTGTCAATTATGTTGACATGACCTTGTCAGGTTTTgatttttcttgtaaaatgatgtaaaatgttttttcccctcatgaCAATTATCACGCTGTTGATACAACCATCCCAACTGTGTGATGTGTGAACTTTGTCTTTCCATTGATTACTGTATTGCCAGATATGACTGACAAGTAGTCAAATACCTCTGGACCTATTTTTTGGTGTAATTAGGTGAATCCAAATCCAgttacaataatgaaaaatgcaagtCTTTTAGCTAAAGTTACATTCAATGTAAGAAGTCCACACTTACATTAAAAGATATAAGATTTTACTAGGGTTACATTCTATAGCTGATTCACTAATTAtctgaaaaggagaaaagtttTAGCCTAGTTGTCATCAACTTAgtcattttttcctctgtgatatcagtcagtgtgtgttgaGCATATTACACATATTATTTACCCGCCCAATCTGGCAACAGTGTCTAACAGCATTTAATCTgaagcatttttatttgttcaatGCTTCAACATTTTCCATTACGGTCTGAGTGAAGCATGTACTGTCAGACTTCAACATTTTTAGTGTTAGCATTACAACTGTTGCATCCAGGGGGAAAACGAGGTTGCGTTGTCAAACAGAGGCAGAGTagagtttcagttttattggaatTTATTGGCTTTTTCAAAAAGTGACAATAGCTTTTATCCATAAAACTAAAGAGTCACAACATTGGCTTGAATTA contains:
- the stk19 gene encoding serine/threonine-protein kinase 19, with amino-acid sequence MNRKRALISETFMVKKIRNGPQKFGAVSDGEGPTDIRSTMEYIMTLFPRKIFNDTLPQIVLKHQLYSIHDDKTMVDKEVNKLREQGELLMFQLGFDAEAFGLVFASDYKAKVLAGEEGRVTQGTVEKFLEKVLSPCTDLSFSKDKMLKEFLFTDSEITQLVKSGVLTVRDAGSWWLSIPNSGKFTKYFIQGRKAVLGMVKKSKYSEVLKAELEERRTTSQVKFHMKYHIHDIVGAELVESIPTTSGTLLRFVDS